CGCCCTTCCCCCAGAGGTGGGAGGCGTCGCGCAGTTCGACCTCGCCGTCCTCGACGAAGGCGTACACCGGGTCGTCGGCCTGTCCCTCGAACAGCAGGCCGTCGAAGCCGGACCACTTCAGTCGGGCGCCCGACCAGCCGCCGTGGTGGCTGTCGGTGACCGTGCCGGTCAGCGGCGACTTCGTCACGACGGCGATCCGGCCGCTCATCGTGGTCTGCGTGCCCGACAGCGGCCCGTTCACGAAGGCGAGCAGGTTGTCCGGTCCGAGCGGGTCGACGTCGGGTCCCTGCTCGAAGACGTACTTCACCCCGAGGCCGCGAGCGCCGATGTACTTCTCCGCGTCCTCGTCGTCGATCGACTCGTAGCCGACCGATCCCTCGCCGAGGTCGACGCGAGCAACCCTGTCTTGAAAACCACCGAGTTCTGTCATGGTAAACCCCGTACGTTGTCGTACGATCCGCATCCTGTTAGTCGTTCCCAACGATGTGTAACCAGTTCAGGTTACGCGAGGAGATCCGGCGGGACGCCGCCGCGGGGGCCGATCGGAACGACGTTGGCCGACCGTCGATCCGGCCCCGGCAGTGGCAAATCCTGTCACTTCGTAACCACAACTACCCACGACCGCCGACGGTCGCAGCGCTCGCTTGGGACCGTCCGCGATCTACAACAGCAGCGCGACGATCGCGAGGACGATGAAGATCAGCACGAAGATGCGCGCGATCTCCATCGAGATACCGGCGACGCCGCGGGCGCCGACGGCGGCGGCGACGAGCGCGAGGACGAAGAAGACGATCGCCCAGTACAGGAAGCCGCCACCGCCGAACTGAAGCGGGGTCGCGAGTTCGAGCATACGAACCCCGAGGCCGACCGGTCACATAAACCGGGGTGACCGTCCGGGACCGTTCGAGCGGCTAAGTGGGGCCTACACCCCGGTAAGGGCACGTTCAACGGTTCGTCAGT
The Salinilacihabitans rarus DNA segment above includes these coding regions:
- a CDS encoding DUF1328 family protein, yielding MLELATPLQFGGGGFLYWAIVFFVLALVAAAVGARGVAGISMEIARIFVLIFIVLAIVALLL